One genomic region from Gemmatimonadales bacterium encodes:
- a CDS encoding peptidylprolyl isomerase has protein sequence MRRLVIPSLVLTAALVTGLGGCSNFRDLFSAHADTAAEAGGQELPSQRLADILAAAGKGVKLDRETAAFVANIWVDYTLFGQAVARGKLPTDSASVAEAVWPELSELKGTHWHDTLMAHRGAVNPKAVDSVYDSPDVRVLQHILFGVRPKTDTAVRKAAKEKAQATLARIRKGASFGQLASELSDDPGSKADSGFLPPSPKGRFVPAFDSTGWSLKPGQVSDLVETPFGFHIIKRPTLAEARERIEDYLTERAGVRLDSLYMDSLAAGSKIEVLPDAPVLMRTAAESPDDARKSSKVLVRYRGGELTVQDYLRWVRALPPQYTSQLKAGNDSMLNRFARILTQNVLLLRQADSAKITVSPVEWAAMQRRYQTQLDTLKNEMGLDATDVTDPGVTPGERDKVAELKVERYFDQLIAGKQRLRPLPAALGTLLRDRLPYRVYDAGVNRSVEIASEIKSKADTGAQRGGMRPATGPAPVPGARPAPKPGETATSSEPPKAPQPAKPSEPRK, from the coding sequence ATGCGACGACTGGTCATCCCCTCCCTCGTGCTCACCGCCGCGCTCGTCACCGGGCTCGGGGGCTGCTCGAACTTCCGCGACCTGTTCTCGGCCCACGCCGACACGGCGGCCGAAGCCGGGGGACAGGAGCTGCCCTCCCAACGGCTGGCAGACATTCTCGCCGCCGCCGGCAAGGGCGTGAAGCTCGACCGGGAGACGGCAGCCTTCGTCGCCAACATCTGGGTGGACTATACCCTCTTCGGGCAGGCGGTGGCCCGCGGCAAGCTGCCGACGGACTCGGCCAGCGTGGCCGAGGCCGTGTGGCCCGAGCTCTCCGAGCTCAAGGGCACCCACTGGCACGATACGCTCATGGCGCATCGTGGAGCCGTCAATCCGAAGGCGGTGGACAGCGTCTACGACTCGCCCGACGTGCGGGTGCTGCAGCACATCCTGTTCGGCGTGCGCCCCAAGACCGATACGGCTGTCCGCAAGGCGGCCAAGGAGAAGGCCCAGGCCACCCTGGCCCGGATTCGGAAGGGCGCGAGCTTCGGTCAGCTCGCGAGCGAGCTGTCGGACGATCCGGGCAGCAAGGCGGACAGCGGCTTCCTGCCGCCCAGCCCCAAGGGGCGGTTCGTCCCGGCCTTCGACAGCACGGGGTGGTCGTTGAAGCCGGGCCAGGTCAGCGACCTGGTCGAGACGCCGTTCGGATTCCATATCATCAAGCGCCCGACCCTGGCCGAGGCGCGGGAGCGGATCGAGGACTATCTCACCGAGCGGGCGGGGGTCCGTCTCGACTCGCTCTACATGGACAGCCTGGCCGCAGGCAGCAAGATCGAGGTGCTGCCGGACGCACCCGTGCTGATGCGGACCGCGGCCGAATCTCCCGACGATGCGCGCAAGTCGTCCAAGGTGCTGGTGCGCTACCGCGGCGGAGAGCTCACCGTGCAGGATTATCTCCGCTGGGTGCGGGCGCTGCCGCCGCAATACACCTCCCAGCTCAAAGCGGGTAACGACAGCATGCTGAACCGGTTCGCCCGGATCCTGACGCAGAACGTGCTGCTCTTGCGGCAGGCCGACTCGGCCAAGATCACGGTCTCGCCGGTGGAGTGGGCCGCGATGCAGCGGCGCTACCAGACCCAGCTCGACACCCTGAAGAACGAGATGGGCCTCGACGCGACCGACGTCACCGATCCGGGGGTCACCCCGGGGGAGCGGGACAAGGTCGCGGAGCTCAAGGTGGAGCGCTACTTCGACCAGCTCATCGCCGGGAAGCAGCGTCTCCGGCCGCTGCCGGCCGCGTTGGGCACGCTGCTGCGCGACCGGCTCCCCTATCGGGTGTATGACGCGGGCGTCAACCGGTCGGTCGAGATCGCCAGCGAGATCAAGAGCAAGGCCGACACTGGCGCGCAACGGGGCGGCATGCGGCCTGCCACCGGCCCGGCGCCGGTGCCCGGCGCGCGGCCGGCCCCCAAACCGGGTGAGACAGCCACCAGCTCCGAGCCGCCGAAAGCGCCGCAGCCAGCCAAACCGTCGGAACCGAGGAAGTAG